The following are encoded together in the Paludisphaera mucosa genome:
- a CDS encoding methyl-accepting chemotaxis protein, translating to MTKLRSFLSRLGIATRLMLSFLAISLIPCILLTFLTNRLSTQSLERSLRSQLRAISASKSLELNNFIRERLGNLAVLGQIATTQTAVQDLTRALDSNDAAAAAAVAKRAEGGLRLFCETYGYENVYMFDVGGRLLHRLEGGLELGPGLLTGPLRDSELAQVFLRGRTLLQGVVSDFQAYPGLPAPALFMAQPVLKEGVLIGLVVLQVGNQEIYRTFQDYSGLGETGEALVGMLKGGEVTFIAPLRHDPDAAFRRRIQMGGGLSQAVQRAVLGMHGYGPVIDYRGEPAIASWSYIPAFRWGLNVKQDRAEAFALIDRQRWVVGLLLAATAAVVAFTAWTLARSITRPIRQAAMLADRVAAGDLTASCQEAAPGEVGLLLTAIRKMTFDLRSLIGRIQKSSIALLSTATEISATSKQQEQSVYEYGASTNEAAAAVNEISATSQELLKTMNEVNVVVRQTAQQAATGRNSLTGMDRTMRQLAESTGSISSKLSVISERAANINMVVTTITKVADQTNLLSINAAIEAEKAGEYGLGFLVVAREIRRLADQTAVATLDIERMVKEMQYSVSAGVMEMDKFSEQVRAVVSEVQQIGGQLGAIIAGVQGLDERFEQVTEGMRVQSQGADQIREAMLRLSEVAGQTTTSIREFNSATDHLREAVGGLKEEVSRFAVGGLDSPGPLALDGGPTSRTS from the coding sequence ATGACTAAGCTCCGGTCCTTCCTCTCGCGGCTCGGCATCGCGACCCGGCTGATGCTCAGCTTCCTCGCGATCTCGCTGATCCCCTGCATCCTGCTCACGTTCCTGACCAACCGGCTGTCGACGCAGTCGCTGGAGAGGAGCCTGCGCAGCCAGCTCAGGGCGATCTCGGCTTCGAAGTCGCTGGAGCTGAACAACTTCATCCGCGAGCGTCTGGGGAACCTGGCGGTGCTGGGCCAGATCGCCACGACCCAGACCGCCGTGCAGGACCTGACCCGCGCCCTCGACTCGAACGACGCCGCGGCCGCGGCCGCCGTCGCGAAGCGAGCCGAGGGGGGGCTGCGGCTCTTCTGCGAGACCTACGGGTACGAGAACGTCTACATGTTCGACGTCGGCGGCCGGCTCCTGCACCGGCTGGAGGGCGGCCTGGAGCTGGGCCCGGGCCTCCTGACCGGGCCCCTGCGCGACAGCGAGCTGGCCCAGGTCTTCCTCCGCGGCCGGACGCTCTTGCAGGGGGTGGTCTCGGACTTCCAGGCCTACCCCGGCCTGCCCGCCCCGGCCCTGTTCATGGCGCAGCCGGTGCTCAAGGAGGGCGTCCTCATCGGCCTGGTGGTGCTGCAGGTGGGGAATCAGGAGATCTACCGGACCTTCCAGGACTACAGCGGCCTGGGCGAGACCGGCGAGGCGCTCGTCGGCATGCTGAAGGGGGGCGAGGTCACGTTCATCGCGCCGCTGCGGCACGACCCCGACGCCGCCTTCCGGCGTCGGATCCAGATGGGGGGCGGCCTTTCGCAGGCGGTCCAGCGGGCCGTTTTGGGGATGCACGGCTATGGCCCGGTGATCGACTACCGGGGCGAGCCGGCGATCGCCTCCTGGTCGTACATCCCCGCCTTCCGCTGGGGGCTCAACGTCAAGCAGGACCGGGCCGAGGCGTTCGCGCTGATCGACCGGCAGCGCTGGGTGGTCGGGCTCCTGCTGGCGGCGACGGCGGCCGTGGTCGCCTTCACGGCCTGGACGCTGGCGCGGTCGATCACCCGGCCGATCCGCCAGGCGGCCATGCTGGCCGACCGCGTGGCGGCCGGCGACCTGACCGCGTCGTGCCAGGAGGCCGCGCCGGGCGAGGTCGGGCTGCTGCTGACGGCGATCCGCAAGATGACCTTCGACCTCCGCTCGCTGATCGGCCGGATCCAGAAGTCGAGCATCGCCCTGCTCTCCACCGCCACCGAGATCTCGGCGACCTCCAAGCAGCAGGAGCAGTCGGTCTACGAGTACGGGGCCTCGACCAACGAGGCCGCCGCGGCCGTGAACGAGATCTCGGCCACGAGCCAGGAGCTGCTCAAGACCATGAACGAGGTCAACGTCGTGGTCCGCCAGACGGCGCAGCAGGCGGCGACGGGGCGGAACAGCCTGACGGGCATGGACCGGACGATGCGCCAGCTCGCCGAGTCGACCGGCTCGATCAGCTCGAAGCTGTCGGTGATCAGCGAGCGGGCGGCGAACATCAACATGGTCGTGACCACGATCACCAAGGTCGCCGACCAGACCAACCTGCTGTCGATCAACGCCGCGATCGAGGCCGAGAAGGCGGGCGAGTACGGCCTGGGCTTCCTGGTGGTCGCCCGCGAGATCCGCCGCCTGGCCGACCAGACGGCCGTCGCCACGCTCGACATCGAGCGGATGGTCAAGGAGATGCAGTACAGCGTCTCGGCCGGCGTGATGGAGATGGACAAGTTCAGCGAGCAGGTCCGCGCCGTGGTGTCCGAGGTCCAGCAGATCGGCGGCCAGCTGGGCGCGATCATCGCCGGCGTCCAGGGCCTCGACGAGCGCTTCGAGCAGGTGACCGAGGGGATGCGGGTGCAGTCCCAGGGCGCCGACCAGATCCGCGAGGCCATGCTCCGCCTCAGCGAGGTCGCCGGCCAGACCACGACCTCCATCCGCGAGTTCAACAGCGCCACCGACCACCTCCGCGAGGCCGTCGGCGGCCTGAAGGAGGAGGTCTCGCGGTTCGCCGTCGGCGGCCTGGACTCCCCCGGCCCGCTCGCCCTCGACGGCGGGCCGACGTCGCGGACGTCGTGA
- a CDS encoding chemotaxis protein CheW gives MNEPRTIDVAAAPPGDAAGGPRDDCWNRIGIGGDRSCPELKVHVHCRNCPVFAAAAKAFFDRPAPPGYLDEWTRWLSDEEFCAEEQADSDASGRDAEGRRNDVGVLIFRLGSEWLAFRTQAVVEAALPKPVHRVPHRSGAVLRGLVNLRGQLQLCFSLYGLLGVPDPQASHAAGGDDPTRAAARERLIVLRDRERSEVWAFAADEIHGVEHFPRNALQGVPSTLANPAVSYSQAVIPWRDRSVGFLDEARVFAALRSIGQ, from the coding sequence ATGAATGAGCCCCGCACGATCGACGTCGCCGCCGCGCCGCCGGGGGACGCCGCCGGGGGCCCGCGCGACGACTGCTGGAACCGGATCGGGATCGGCGGCGACCGGAGCTGCCCCGAGCTGAAGGTGCACGTCCACTGCCGCAACTGCCCGGTCTTCGCCGCGGCCGCCAAGGCCTTCTTCGACCGCCCCGCCCCGCCCGGCTACCTCGACGAGTGGACCCGCTGGCTCAGCGACGAGGAGTTCTGCGCCGAGGAGCAGGCCGACTCCGACGCCTCCGGCCGCGACGCCGAGGGCCGGCGCAACGACGTCGGCGTCCTGATCTTCCGCCTGGGCTCGGAATGGCTGGCCTTCCGCACCCAGGCCGTCGTCGAGGCCGCCCTGCCCAAGCCGGTCCACCGCGTCCCCCACCGCAGCGGGGCCGTGCTCCGCGGCCTGGTCAACCTCCGCGGCCAGCTCCAGCTCTGCTTCTCGCTGTACGGCCTGCTCGGCGTCCCCGACCCGCAGGCGTCCCACGCCGCGGGCGGCGACGACCCGACCCGGGCCGCCGCCCGCGAGCGCCTGATCGTCCTCCGCGATCGCGAGCGCTCCGAGGTCTGGGCGTTCGCGGCCGACGAGATCCACGGCGTCGAGCATTTCCCGCGCAACGCCCTGCAAGGCGTCCCCTCGACGCTCGCCAACCCGGCCGTCAGCTACAGCCAGGCCGTCATCCCCTGGCGCGACCGCAGCGTGGGATTCCTCGACGAGGCCCGCGTCTTCGCCGCCCTGCGGAGCATCGGCCAATGA
- a CDS encoding type II toxin-antitoxin system death-on-curing family toxin, with protein MNFVFLDVDDGIQLHADQVAAFGGSNGIRDRNLLASAAAQPSATFGGSYLHEDLFAMASAYLFHMVMNHPFVDGNKRAGLAAAVVFLDLNGVVLDASTTDRLYEITMAVAEGRMLKAKLAEALHGLACSPSLQG; from the coding sequence ATGAACTTCGTCTTCCTCGACGTCGACGACGGGATCCAGCTCCACGCCGATCAGGTCGCGGCCTTCGGGGGGTCGAACGGGATTCGCGACCGGAACCTGCTCGCCTCGGCCGCCGCGCAGCCGTCCGCCACCTTCGGCGGGTCCTACCTGCACGAAGACCTGTTCGCGATGGCTTCGGCTTATTTGTTCCACATGGTCATGAACCATCCGTTCGTCGACGGCAACAAGCGGGCCGGCCTGGCCGCCGCCGTCGTCTTCCTGGACCTCAACGGCGTCGTGCTGGACGCGTCGACCACCGATCGTCTCTACGAGATCACGATGGCCGTGGCCGAAGGCCGGATGTTGAAGGCCAAGCTCGCCGAAGCGCTCCACGGCCTGGCCTGCAGCCCTTCGCTGCAAGGCTGA
- a CDS encoding J domain-containing protein — MLHHFPFDPRAVLGVSAEASPDEVRDAFREKSKKHHPDLGGDEWAFRMVVRAYEVLKSTADGGPQGAPAPTEPPPWMRPAASGFFNQGRFPFGGGGAAATATAEAPESASAPPEPPRADAPGIFQAVEIELIWIRFEMAETADAARRAPAEDGDGATLSVCMVVSWPRRSLVARTAEYANLGETLHHVIDAFNETRQGAALAVRSRIEDGQFVGWLSFPDVVAAQSGFLALRDGLKKHDLSVHLQTRDEIIPASWAG; from the coding sequence ATGCTCCACCATTTCCCGTTCGACCCCCGCGCGGTGTTGGGCGTCTCGGCCGAGGCGTCTCCGGACGAGGTCCGCGACGCGTTCCGCGAGAAATCGAAGAAGCACCACCCCGACCTCGGCGGCGACGAGTGGGCCTTCCGGATGGTCGTGCGCGCCTACGAGGTGCTGAAGTCCACGGCCGACGGCGGCCCGCAAGGGGCCCCGGCCCCGACCGAGCCCCCGCCCTGGATGCGGCCGGCGGCCTCGGGGTTCTTCAACCAGGGCCGGTTCCCGTTCGGCGGCGGCGGCGCCGCCGCGACGGCGACGGCCGAAGCCCCCGAATCGGCGTCCGCCCCCCCGGAACCCCCCCGGGCCGACGCGCCGGGGATCTTCCAGGCGGTCGAGATCGAGCTGATCTGGATCCGCTTCGAGATGGCCGAAACGGCCGACGCCGCGCGGCGGGCCCCGGCCGAGGACGGCGACGGCGCCACGCTCAGCGTCTGCATGGTGGTCTCGTGGCCCCGCCGCTCGCTGGTCGCCCGGACGGCCGAATACGCCAACCTCGGCGAGACGCTCCACCACGTCATCGACGCCTTCAACGAGACCCGGCAGGGGGCGGCCCTGGCCGTGCGCTCGCGGATCGAGGACGGCCAGTTCGTCGGCTGGCTCAGCTTCCCCGACGTCGTCGCCGCCCAGTCCGGCTTCCTCGCCCTCCGCGACGGCCTCAAGAAGCACGACCTGAGCGTCCACCTCCAGACCCGCGACGAGATCATCCCCGCGAGCTGGGCGGGGTGA
- a CDS encoding chemotaxis protein CheW, producing MLLLTFRAAGQRYAVDAARVVEVVPRVRLRPLPHAPAHLAGVLEYRGEVVSVVDVGILLGGPAAAERLSTRIILVDRTPPAPARPRDGADARARAPSRRSLLGLVAENVDDLAPIDPDALTPSPVSIPDAPYLGGLVETGGGLVQFLLVDRILEATPRAGTASRD from the coding sequence ATGCTGCTCCTGACGTTCCGGGCCGCCGGCCAGCGCTACGCGGTCGACGCGGCGCGGGTCGTGGAGGTCGTCCCCCGGGTGCGGCTGCGGCCCCTGCCGCACGCGCCGGCGCACCTGGCGGGCGTGCTCGAATACCGCGGCGAGGTCGTCTCGGTGGTCGACGTCGGGATTCTCCTGGGCGGGCCGGCGGCGGCCGAGCGGCTGAGCACCCGCATCATCCTCGTCGACCGCACGCCCCCCGCCCCGGCACGACCCCGCGACGGGGCCGACGCCCGCGCCCGGGCCCCCTCCCGGCGGTCCCTGCTCGGGCTGGTGGCCGAGAACGTCGACGACCTCGCCCCCATCGACCCCGACGCGCTCACCCCTTCGCCCGTGTCGATCCCCGACGCCCCCTACCTCGGCGGCCTCGTCGAGACGGGCGGCGGCCTGGTCCAGTTCCTGCTCGTCGACCGGATCCTGGAGGCGACCCCTCGCGCCGGGACGGCCTCGCGTGATTGA
- a CDS encoding transporter substrate-binding protein produces the protein MAMGRWGLGLLGAALLAAGAVYWGPRLIQGVEEQIVVGLIHSRTGPLEVVEGPMLDAEILALEEINQAGGLLGRRLTWVVADGRSDPVVFGQEARRLIEVEKASVLFGSATAACRRAMEQSAATAKRMVFFATAYEGMEVSSDIIGTGPMPNQQAVPAVSWCLETLKAKKFFLAGISDVSSYAIHAVVRDQLKAVGGSVAGEAFVGLDGSGMDELVAAAKASGADVVISSVVGDANKAFFNQMTAAGLTAETLPVVCLRVSEDDLRRLPPEETTGHYAAWAYFQSVDDDVNRRLVERFKAKYKSDRTVSDPAASAYYAVRLWAQAVEEADSVESVEVREQLSRQSVQSGVGVFSVDHDMLHVWRPIQVGKIRKDGQFDVVWNLPKAVRPVSYPVFRSRAVWQAALARWRATGKPGIDEPAAAPPANPTSARPTPTATPPVVWGPRGAVRSSAPPAVRSAATPRPAVR, from the coding sequence ATGGCGATGGGGCGTTGGGGGCTCGGGTTGCTGGGCGCGGCGTTGCTCGCGGCGGGGGCCGTCTACTGGGGGCCTCGGCTGATCCAGGGCGTGGAGGAGCAGATCGTGGTGGGCCTGATCCACTCGCGGACCGGCCCGCTCGAGGTCGTCGAGGGCCCGATGCTGGACGCGGAGATCCTGGCCCTGGAGGAGATCAACCAGGCCGGGGGCCTGCTCGGCCGCCGGCTGACGTGGGTGGTCGCCGACGGCCGCTCCGACCCCGTGGTCTTCGGCCAGGAGGCCAGGCGGCTGATCGAGGTCGAGAAGGCGAGCGTGCTGTTCGGCAGCGCCACGGCGGCCTGCCGGCGGGCGATGGAGCAGTCGGCGGCGACCGCCAAGCGGATGGTCTTCTTCGCGACGGCCTACGAGGGGATGGAGGTCTCCAGCGACATCATCGGCACCGGGCCGATGCCGAACCAGCAGGCGGTGCCGGCGGTGTCGTGGTGCCTGGAGACGCTCAAGGCGAAGAAGTTCTTCCTGGCCGGGATCTCCGACGTCTCCTCGTATGCGATCCACGCGGTCGTCCGCGACCAGTTGAAGGCCGTGGGCGGGTCGGTCGCCGGCGAGGCGTTCGTGGGGCTCGACGGCTCGGGGATGGACGAGCTGGTCGCGGCGGCGAAGGCGTCGGGGGCGGACGTGGTGATCAGCTCGGTCGTGGGCGACGCCAACAAGGCGTTCTTCAACCAGATGACGGCGGCCGGCCTGACGGCCGAGACGCTGCCGGTGGTCTGCCTGCGGGTCTCCGAGGACGACCTGCGGCGGCTCCCCCCCGAGGAGACGACGGGACACTACGCGGCCTGGGCCTACTTCCAGTCGGTCGACGACGACGTGAACCGTCGGCTCGTCGAGCGGTTCAAGGCGAAGTACAAGAGCGACCGGACCGTGAGCGACCCGGCGGCCTCGGCGTACTACGCCGTCAGGCTCTGGGCCCAGGCGGTGGAGGAGGCGGACTCGGTCGAGTCGGTGGAGGTCCGGGAGCAGCTTTCCCGCCAGAGCGTCCAGTCGGGCGTGGGGGTCTTCTCGGTCGATCACGACATGTTGCACGTCTGGCGGCCGATCCAGGTGGGCAAGATCCGCAAGGACGGCCAGTTCGACGTCGTCTGGAATCTGCCCAAGGCGGTCCGGCCCGTCTCCTACCCGGTCTTCCGGAGCCGGGCCGTCTGGCAGGCCGCGCTCGCCCGGTGGAGGGCCACCGGCAAGCCCGGGATCGACGAGCCCGCGGCCGCGCCGCCCGCGAACCCGACCTCGGCGCGGCCGACGCCGACCGCGACGCCCCCGGTGGTCTGGGGGCCCCGGGGCGCGGTCCGATCGTCGGCCCCGCCGGCCGTCCGGTCGGCGGCGACGCCCCGGCCCGCCGTGCGCTGA
- a CDS encoding DUF4838 domain-containing protein produces MWSDQQGRRTAYLGPMLALAIVAQAPSSARAGVKAADVASWPIVVAADAPPGEKRAARELGDAFAEAVGKRPEVVADRPAGPAVVIGKASGLKTEGLGDEGFTIRVGADRVAIAGGSPRGTLYGVYSFLEDEYGVRYLTADATSVPRVDPAATLADGERTFRPRFAWRHSYYRANQDHPELAARLRDNAVVDAPELGGRSPWSLISHTVYQWVPVAKLGKTNPELFSLVEGRRRAFMADDQFDQGGTQPCFSNPEVRRRIIDGVLAELASKGQTDGVVSISQNDNQQYCRCPACAAIDDREGSHMGSLLALLNEAGEAVAKVRPGVCVGTLAYQHTRQPTRTLKPGPNVAIQLCSIEACQVHPLNDPACERNQSFCRDLDGWCKISDKVYVWNYNVDFTSYNLPCPNIEIIGANVKYLASNGVRGVFMQAAGDGRNTELCDLRNHLISRLLWDPSVDDRRVIDEFAARYYGAAADDVKAYLKLIAETPRKKGVHHHCFGTAADYGYDDSTGREALALLERGMARAESPAIRDRVEKLTVGPRTILLEPFARWVRGHQGEIAAGRLKEAPPEAYRGMEAELRELFRLYERHGVDRYSEGLPAAALKATLPASLFATPAP; encoded by the coding sequence ATGTGGAGCGACCAGCAAGGCCGACGAACCGCGTATTTGGGGCCGATGCTCGCCCTCGCGATCGTCGCGCAGGCCCCCTCGTCGGCGAGGGCGGGCGTGAAGGCGGCCGACGTCGCCTCGTGGCCGATCGTCGTCGCGGCCGACGCCCCGCCCGGCGAAAAGCGGGCGGCCCGCGAGTTGGGCGACGCGTTCGCCGAGGCGGTCGGCAAGCGTCCCGAGGTCGTGGCCGACCGCCCGGCGGGGCCGGCGGTCGTGATCGGCAAGGCGTCGGGGCTGAAGACCGAGGGCCTCGGCGACGAAGGCTTCACGATCCGGGTCGGCGCCGACCGGGTCGCCATCGCCGGCGGATCCCCGCGCGGGACGCTCTACGGCGTCTATTCCTTCCTGGAGGACGAGTACGGCGTTCGCTACCTGACCGCCGACGCCACGAGCGTCCCCAGGGTCGACCCGGCCGCGACGCTGGCCGACGGCGAGCGGACGTTCCGGCCCCGGTTCGCCTGGCGCCACTCGTACTACCGGGCCAACCAGGACCATCCCGAGCTGGCCGCCCGCCTGCGCGACAACGCCGTCGTCGACGCCCCCGAGCTGGGGGGCCGGTCGCCCTGGTCGTTGATCTCGCACACGGTCTACCAGTGGGTGCCGGTCGCCAAGTTGGGCAAGACGAACCCCGAGCTGTTCAGCCTCGTCGAGGGCAGGCGGCGGGCGTTCATGGCCGACGACCAGTTCGACCAGGGGGGGACGCAGCCCTGTTTCTCCAACCCCGAGGTCCGCAGGCGGATCATCGACGGCGTCCTCGCCGAGCTGGCGAGCAAGGGCCAGACGGACGGCGTCGTCTCCATCAGCCAGAACGACAACCAGCAGTACTGCCGATGCCCCGCCTGCGCGGCGATCGACGACCGCGAAGGCTCGCACATGGGCTCGCTGCTGGCCCTGCTCAACGAGGCGGGCGAGGCCGTCGCGAAGGTCCGGCCGGGGGTCTGCGTGGGGACGCTCGCCTACCAGCACACCCGCCAGCCGACCAGGACCCTCAAGCCCGGCCCGAACGTCGCGATCCAGCTCTGCAGCATCGAGGCCTGCCAGGTCCACCCGCTCAACGACCCCGCCTGCGAGCGCAACCAGAGCTTCTGCCGCGACCTCGACGGCTGGTGCAAGATCAGCGACAAGGTCTACGTCTGGAACTACAACGTCGACTTCACCAGCTACAACCTGCCCTGCCCGAACATCGAGATCATCGGGGCGAACGTCAAATACCTGGCGTCGAACGGGGTCAGGGGCGTGTTCATGCAGGCGGCGGGCGACGGCCGCAACACCGAACTCTGCGACCTGCGCAATCATCTGATCTCGCGGCTGCTCTGGGATCCGAGCGTCGACGACCGGCGGGTGATCGACGAGTTCGCGGCCCGCTACTACGGCGCGGCGGCCGACGACGTGAAGGCGTACCTGAAGCTGATCGCCGAGACGCCCCGCAAGAAGGGCGTGCACCACCACTGCTTCGGCACCGCCGCCGACTACGGGTACGACGACTCCACCGGCCGCGAGGCGCTCGCGCTGCTCGAGCGCGGGATGGCCAGGGCTGAATCCCCCGCGATCCGCGACCGGGTCGAGAAGCTGACCGTCGGCCCCCGCACGATCCTGCTGGAGCCGTTCGCCCGCTGGGTGCGCGGCCACCAGGGCGAGATCGCCGCCGGCCGCCTCAAGGAAGCCCCGCCGGAAGCCTACCGGGGGATGGAAGCCGAACTCCGCGAGCTGTTCCGGCTCTACGAGCGCCACGGCGTCGACCGCTACTCCGAGGGCCTGCCCGCCGCGGCCCTGAAGGCGACCTTGCCGGCCTCGCTGTTCGCGACGCCGGCCCCGTGA
- a CDS encoding GTPase, with translation MEYSTWSRRVVDLAAALSRLESEAEAAGVPPSADDAWHANLYQKLVPQASDAPYLIVAVAGGANMGKSTLFNHLVGFPASRVHHNAAETKHPVAMLPRGFADRHDLARVFPGFTLQPWTSEDDAVAEGVADGLVYREDPSGGQPANLVLLDTPDVDAALPNNWKLAEAITHAADVVVALLTQQKYNDEKIRRFFRIAAEADKAVLAVVNMVEWPEDRDHCRGWLDTFRKGTGASPLHAYAVPRDRVAARDNRLTFHPLSPRATDPRADLAELQFADIKIRSLRGALRQALDPDEGIPAYLRDLERKADENRQARAVIHQKVQVKIDLPRPPGHIVGDEIWRWLEPRRTWFDRKVHGAYGALGRTVAKWLPGAVEPAEDEARFLAEEKTQLNRALETIYNDLEQVHRVGAPALRRELQPLIAGDQRRRAFDELQRRLDAAPLATESYRRVIAGRLESFEGQHPRTMRAIEWGLVATAIARPALTIGMFGAADIAAGPLFNVGAHSIGQVFFDVAAGSALTAGGEGAFARMSGPARALIGDLFAAFYRERAALLARVIDDCVVGRHLDRIERLADLGAGPDFQAAYKLAAELSRELAAFDEPAALATARGG, from the coding sequence ATGGAATACTCGACCTGGTCGCGTCGGGTCGTCGACCTGGCCGCGGCGCTGTCGCGATTGGAGTCGGAGGCCGAGGCCGCGGGCGTGCCGCCGTCCGCGGACGACGCCTGGCATGCGAACCTCTATCAGAAGCTGGTGCCCCAGGCGTCCGACGCCCCCTACCTGATCGTGGCGGTGGCCGGCGGGGCGAACATGGGCAAGAGCACCCTGTTCAACCACCTGGTCGGCTTCCCCGCCAGCCGGGTCCACCACAACGCGGCCGAGACCAAGCACCCCGTCGCCATGCTCCCCCGGGGGTTCGCCGACCGCCACGACCTGGCCCGGGTCTTCCCCGGCTTCACGCTCCAGCCCTGGACGTCCGAGGACGACGCCGTCGCCGAGGGCGTCGCCGACGGCCTCGTCTACCGCGAGGATCCGTCGGGCGGGCAGCCGGCCAACCTCGTGCTGCTCGACACGCCCGACGTCGACGCCGCCCTGCCCAACAACTGGAAGCTCGCCGAGGCGATCACCCACGCCGCCGACGTGGTCGTCGCGCTCTTGACCCAGCAGAAGTACAACGACGAGAAGATCCGCCGCTTCTTCCGGATCGCCGCCGAGGCCGACAAGGCCGTGCTGGCGGTCGTCAACATGGTCGAGTGGCCCGAGGACCGCGACCACTGCCGGGGCTGGCTCGACACCTTCCGCAAGGGGACCGGCGCCAGCCCGCTGCACGCCTACGCCGTCCCCCGCGACCGCGTCGCCGCCCGCGACAACCGGCTGACGTTCCATCCCCTCTCGCCCCGCGCCACCGACCCCCGGGCCGACCTCGCCGAGCTGCAGTTCGCCGACATCAAGATCCGCTCGCTCCGCGGCGCGCTCCGCCAGGCGCTCGACCCCGACGAGGGGATCCCGGCCTACCTCCGCGACCTGGAGCGGAAGGCCGACGAAAACCGCCAGGCCCGCGCCGTGATCCACCAGAAGGTGCAGGTCAAGATCGACCTGCCGCGCCCCCCCGGCCACATCGTGGGCGACGAGATCTGGCGCTGGCTGGAGCCCCGGCGAACGTGGTTCGACCGCAAGGTCCACGGCGCCTACGGCGCGCTCGGCCGCACGGTGGCGAAGTGGCTCCCCGGGGCCGTCGAGCCGGCCGAGGACGAGGCCCGGTTCCTCGCCGAGGAGAAGACCCAGCTCAACCGGGCGCTCGAGACCATCTACAACGACCTGGAGCAGGTCCACCGCGTCGGCGCCCCGGCGCTGCGGCGGGAGCTGCAGCCCCTGATCGCCGGCGACCAGCGGCGGCGGGCCTTCGACGAGCTGCAGCGCCGCCTCGACGCCGCGCCCCTGGCCACCGAGTCGTACCGCCGGGTCATCGCCGGCCGGCTGGAGTCGTTCGAGGGCCAGCACCCCAGGACGATGCGCGCGATCGAGTGGGGCCTGGTGGCCACGGCCATCGCCCGGCCGGCCCTGACGATCGGCATGTTCGGCGCGGCCGACATCGCGGCGGGCCCGCTGTTCAACGTCGGGGCGCACTCGATCGGCCAGGTCTTCTTCGACGTCGCCGCCGGCTCCGCCCTGACCGCCGGCGGCGAGGGGGCCTTCGCGCGGATGAGCGGCCCCGCGCGGGCCCTGATCGGCGACCTCTTCGCCGCCTTCTACCGCGAGCGCGCCGCGCTGCTCGCCCGGGTCATCGACGACTGCGTCGTCGGCCGCCACCTCGACCGCATCGAACGCCTCGCCGACCTCGGCGCCGGCCCCGACTTCCAGGCCGCCTACAAGCTCGCCGCCGAGCTCTCCCGCGAGCTGGCCGCCTTCGACGAGCCGGCCGCCCTCGCCACGGCGCGCGGGGGTTGA
- a CDS encoding CheR family methyltransferase: protein MPDGRHVLDAILNERLGLDQASIGSGLVPRATRARMRATGLVEPAAYAELVARSEAELQALIDEVVVPESWFFRDVLPFAFLHGLAREGWTARPAREPLRVLSLPCAGGEEPFSIAVTLDEAGLGPGRSCIDAVDVSARRLEHARLGLYSLNALRGVGPDRVARWFRIRGENFEILQPVRDRVQFHLGNVLDAALLADVPKYDVIFCRNLLIYLARDARARAEANLERLLAPDGVVVIGHADTLGASAAGRAFVLAAARGAFAYRRRKPGEIPPPPLELALPAPPPSRPAAWPRQRSRASPAGRRPAPSRRRPAPRPSRLRIRGPCSNRRWSTRTRGGTAKRWPAASARPVARGLRRRSTP, encoded by the coding sequence ATGCCCGACGGCCGGCACGTCCTCGACGCGATCCTGAACGAGCGGCTGGGGCTGGATCAAGCGTCCATCGGCTCGGGCCTGGTGCCGCGCGCGACGAGGGCGCGGATGCGGGCGACGGGGCTGGTCGAGCCCGCCGCCTACGCCGAGCTGGTCGCGCGGTCCGAGGCCGAGCTCCAGGCCCTGATCGACGAGGTCGTGGTCCCGGAGAGCTGGTTCTTCCGAGACGTCCTGCCGTTCGCCTTCCTCCACGGCCTGGCGCGCGAGGGCTGGACGGCCCGGCCGGCGCGCGAGCCCCTGCGGGTGCTGAGCCTCCCCTGCGCGGGGGGCGAGGAGCCCTTCTCCATCGCCGTGACGCTCGACGAGGCCGGCCTGGGGCCGGGGCGGTCCTGCATCGACGCCGTCGACGTCAGCGCCCGGCGGCTCGAGCACGCCCGCCTCGGGCTCTACTCGCTCAACGCCCTGCGGGGCGTGGGCCCGGACCGCGTCGCCCGCTGGTTCCGGATCCGCGGCGAGAACTTCGAGATCCTCCAGCCGGTCCGCGACCGCGTCCAGTTCCACCTGGGGAACGTCCTCGACGCCGCGCTCCTGGCCGACGTCCCGAAGTACGACGTGATCTTCTGCCGCAACCTGCTGATCTACCTGGCGCGGGACGCCCGCGCCCGGGCCGAGGCCAACCTGGAACGGCTGCTCGCCCCCGACGGCGTCGTCGTGATCGGCCACGCCGACACCCTGGGCGCGTCGGCCGCCGGCCGGGCGTTCGTGCTCGCCGCCGCCCGCGGCGCGTTCGCCTACCGTCGGCGGAAGCCCGGCGAGATCCCGCCGCCGCCCCTGGAGCTGGCCCTCCCCGCGCCGCCGCCGAGCCGCCCCGCCGCCTGGCCGCGCCAGCGGTCCCGAGCCTCGCCCGCCGGTCGCCGCCCGGCCCCGTCCCGACGCCGGCCCGCCCCCCGTCCGAGCCGGCTGAGGATCCGCGGCCCCTGCTCGAACAGGCGATGGAGCACGCGAACCAGGGGCGGCACGGCCAAGCGCTGGCCTGCTGCGAGCGCGAGGCCCGTCGCGCGGGGCCTTCGGCGGCGGTCTACGCCCTGA